The DNA window TTTGAGTATAGGATGTTATTAGTGTTTCACTGATTTGCATTACAGAATAACTTCCTATTGAGTTCAAGTTCAGTTAACATACAGTAGCCTGGACACTATGTATAAAGAACATACGTTGTTATGATCTAATACAATATCCGGGCCATGTGAGGTCTCCCACTGTAATTGTGCCTtaaaaaggcccagtgcagtcaaaaactagattttcttgtgttttatatatatttcaacattatgaggttggaataatactgtgcaatttagaaaatgatgataatgcccttttagtgtaagagctggttgaaaagactgcctgaaatttttGCCTGTTTTGGTGAGATGGAGTTGTGGTGAcgtcaccaggcggtaaattagctaatagaccaataagaaagagttccaaacctctctgccaataacagctagttttcaatGTTTCTCTcccaactcagaccactcccagacagtcctagcaaaattcttactTGAGAAATTGCTTGTTGcgaagaagctatttttgtttctttttaaccattttaattcaaaataatcaagataaggtaattgttatccagaaattatttgatattaatATATAAATAGCTGCATTGGATCTTTAATAGAGCATATGCTCCCAACCTGCACAGAGTGGTGATGTCAGATGTACACAATGACAAACTGGATTGATACTCATCATCCACATATTGTTGGACCTTGCTATTACAGTAGACACACGCACTCTAGAGAAGCTGTATCCATGTCCGTAAAAGTCTAATCTACAACACTGAAACAAAGAGAAGCACCTCAATGACAACCAAAATGACCATTGGAAAAGGTAGGGAAGTGCTACAAGATTAAACAACCCTCTTTTTCCTACTTAATGGAACTCTTTCAATGTGTGAATGAGATTGTTGTTCTTCCTAAAAGGGTTCCagacaaagaaaaaaaagagagagatttctgttgttgttgtgaaaAACAGAGACTATTGGAGGTTAGTAGAGTGAAATTTGGCCACAGCATCAGCACCAGGATACATTCCAAAAGCTCATCGCAAAACAACAGCGGAAACAGCCTATTTTCCGTACATGACATGGGTAGGTGTGAGAAGAAATATGGAGGAAGGGAGGACATCCTTGTAAAGGGAATATATTAAACTAGTCATAGGAGAGTCAAAGGAGAAAGTCATAGCAACAATAGTTAGGGAAAGGGAAGGATAatgggagatagagagagtgggCAGGAAGGGAGAAGAAAAGATGCAGATGTGGGATGCTTGTTGCTAGGGCAACCGTAAACACTGTCAAAAACATGGCCCTGGCCAGAGAAATTACTTCACTGGTCGGCAGCTGTGACACAGCGGAAGAGAATGAATGAGGGAGATACACATTCATCTCTCATGTTTACAGATAAACAACACACGCAGACTAAACAGGACACAAACCCCACATTGTGCAAGATAAAGCACAATGACACGCTCAAAACTAGAGGCATATGACATGCGCACTCTGTAGGTCAACGCTGGGCAACCTGGCAACCCAGCTGGGCCCCATTTCTCATATGAGAGAATATATTACACAATTGAGAAAAACTTGGAGAACACCCCCATACTGGAGTAATTGAGTAAAACCTGAAACTACTGCTTTTAAATGAATGGAAATAATGGCGTTTTCCAATACGTAGGTTGAAGAATAACAACCTGATACTGTTTTGGTTTTAATAGCATATTTTATAAAGTTGATTCCTCAAATGATCACATATCAATTAAGGAAATTGTGAGAGTTGGAACGTGAAAGGCTGAAAACAGTTCTCAAAGCTTTGTGATCTACTGGATTTCCCTGACACGTTAATCATTTATTCTTTTCACAATACTACTATTACATCATTGGAATATGAGGCTGTTCATCTCAGTGCCAAGAAAATAATAATATGATCACGAATAAATATGAGTCCAGTTACTAATTTAGAGAGTAGGCTCGGTTGATGTTTACAAAAAAATCTGAATATAGGCTTCTGCATGACAGAATTTGTAAGTTAGCCTACTCCCCCTGCTGGTAAGCATACACACACCCATTCTATATCATCTTTAACAGGTTCTAACTACAGTTACTTTAGCAAATGAACTgaaataccagtaggcctatgaaGGAAAATGGATTATTAATCCTCTTGATATCTGTTCTAACATTGACTTTATCATTTTCTGTGCCACACAGAAAGAGGGCGATCAACAGATAACATCTCAAGTTGGAGGCAAGCTCACGGCCTACACCCAAACAGGCTTGGCGGCCGGGCAGGAGTACACGGTGACGATCAATGGAGAAATAGATGGGAGAATGGGCGCTGAGAGCACAGCAGAATTCACCACTCGTGAGTCAGGAAACTCCATTTTGTATCCCCTTATTATCAGTATCATCTGCTACTTCGGTTATCGATAGGCATAAATGCTAAGTCGTTCCCCCCCCACTGCTTTTCCCTCACCCAGTTATCTCTGGTCCCACGAACCTTCAAGTTGTGAAGACAACCACAACATCTGCAGTTGTCCAATGGGAACAATCGCAAGGAGACATCGACAGGTATCGCTTAACTGTTACACCCAATCAGACAGACGGAACAGCCAAGGGAAGACAAGACCTGACCCTGCCCCCTGAGAGGGACTCTGCCCAGATTGACGGTTTGGACCCGGGACATTTGTATGACATCACATTAGTGGCTGAAAAAGGCGGGATCAAGAGCAAGCCAGCAACAGTCCAAGTCACTCCTGGTGAGTTTTATTGGATGAGGGGGTTGCTTACCTTACTTACTACATTGTATATGAAAAGATCCAGGGACTAGGTTGTATGAGAAGCGATCTTGATTAAGTATGTCAGATTATAATACTATATTTTGAGATAAGGAAGTTGCACAAATATACAGTCATGAAACAACAAAGAAACTGTGAACTAAGCAGaagaagcaggagagagagaaagtcatcACTATGTTTAAAAAGAGAGAAATCTGAAACAAATTGGATTCCCTGGCAATGTGAATATGCAAGGGAGGCCAGCCCTGCTCCTGTGAACTGTTATCCCACTAAAGTTAACATGTCTAGACACGTCATTATTCAATAGAGAAGGTCATTGGAAGTGAAATTAAAACGTTAGATTGAAATTAATGTATGTACAATATAAAAACTCCTCCTGGAGCTAAGCTGATCTCTCTTCGTAAAATACATTCtcctttcctttctttcttttgtATGATTAATGCTGCTCTCTTTCTCGACAATAGTAGCACACACTTAACTCACAACATTGAATATTTCAGCACCCGAACAATGAATGGCAAGGTTGTGTTGATGACCAAATGTAATAATCTTTCCACTTCTCTTTGCAGGTTTGGACAGCACATAGGCCAACTATTTATTGCACTAATGTCAATGCAGGTGTTGTTGGAAAGAATACTTTTTCGAATTGTTCAGTTCAAAGATAATATTTGTGACTTTCCCATTTGGATCTAACAGTGCTTCCCTCCTGTAGTTTTATCTTTGATTCCAAACAATCGCTTCATGCCTTTAGGAAAATCCACAAAGACAATATCCAGGGTGACCATGCCGGTAGCACCAGGAGTAGAAAGCCATGAGGGAGACTCAGCAGGGAATACAAATCCTGTGAAGGACATCTTCCACACGAAGGCCAAGGGTGAAGAACCAGAGAGGGTGAAGGATTGGAGTGGACCAGGCTCTGTAACAGTCGAAGGCACCAATGGAACCAGAGAGGACACATCTGTTAGAACCAGTACAAGACCACTTGTCAACAGAAACTACAGGGTTATACCTAAAACAGGTGATAGAATAACCTTGCCCAGGAAGCCATACATTGGAGGCTCTATCCATTTTAATGGTACAAGAGTCGGCCAAGGTGGGAGGAGAGTGGGTCACAGTCTTCTGAAAAAGCCTACAAGCAGAAATCCTTTGGTGGGGCCAAAGATCAAGAAGACCTTGGATACTGACTCTAAACCAGAAAATCCCTTTGTTGGGGACAAGACTATAGCCTTAACTGTGAAAGAAACTAACCTGGAGACAAGTCCTCTTGGAGAAAAAGATGAAACTTTGACAAAGACATATCCTGTCGGAATCCTTCCTGTAAATGCCACTCCAAGCTCTGGTTCTGAACAAACAGTGATTCCTGGCTTAAAGGACCTACCCGATAGAAAAAAAGATACAGAGATTGAACCAGGGCCAGGGACAGAGGGTTTGGAGCATACCACCACATCAGAAAAAAATACTACGGTTCACCCGAATGGGAAGAAATGTGTCAACAAGGTTAAATTGACACACAAGAAAGTCAATGTGACACGTAGAGAGAGAGTCATTGGAGGGAGGGTGAATGGCACAATAGTTCAAAGTAAACCCGCAACAGAGCAGGGTTTAGCTGAAGAAGAGGACAGTGCCCTAAAAGTGTCTGAAACAGGAGATTCAAAGACAACATTTCAGGAGCGTAACCTGGTAATTCACACACAGAGTGAAGCAGATGACATTCCTCCACACACCACACAAAGTCCTACATATCCAGCTTCCTCTTCACCAGTATCACCTACTTCCTACATGTCACTTTCTTCTTCAGCTCCCGCAAAACATGATGAATCAATGACCGGCATGGGTCAACCTATGACTGACAGAGATGTGGTGAATGCAAAGACTTTGCCTGTTCCACAATCATCCAACCTCCCTCCAGAGAGGGAACCAACATCCTCCAGTGAATCAGAACAAAATGGTAAAGGACCATCTCCCTCCAACCCTGAGGACTCATACTCAGGTAAAGATCATGTTGCAGTAGCAGGAGTGGGTGTCAGCAAAGATGGAGACAAAACCGCTAACGTGGGATTGGTCGGAACCAAACAAAACAAGACAAAGACTCTGAGAGTGGGCGGCTCACCACCTTTTCGCCGCCTACCTCCAAAGGGGCCCTACCAACGCCGCCCGAACCTAAATATGAGACCGTTTCAAAACAGGACACGTTCACCTTTTTCAGCTCCCACAAAACAAAATGAATCAAAGACCGTTACGGGTCAACCCATGACTGACAGACAACTAGTGTTTCCAAAGACATTAACGGTTTCCCCAGCACAATCCTCAACCCTCCCTCCAGATGCTCAGCCAGAGAGAGCGCCAAAGTCCTCCGGTGAATCAGAACACAGTGGCAAAAGCTATTCATCATCATCCTCCACTTCAGAGGAATCAGACTTAACTAAAGAAAATGTTGCTGTGGCAGAGGATGGTATCAGCAGAGATGGGGACAGGGCAACTGACGTGGTGTCGTCTGGAACTGAACGCAACAGGTCAAAGACTCTGACACTGGGCAGCACACCACCCTTACGCCGTCTACCTCCAAAGGGGACCCAGCAACGCCGTCCACACCCAAATATGGGCGCATTCCCAAACAGGACACGAACAAACCTGAGACCCCCTCAGCATCCATCAAGAGGCCCCATACGCAGGCCTTTCCCACCTAAACTAACAAACAGGGACAACGGCATCACCATTCAAACCCCTCAACCAGGGGAGCAGGGCACCTACAGCACCAGCCAGAATGACACAAACACAGACCTTAAGCCCAAAACTCTCCTCAAGAAAACAAATGCCACAGCTGGTAAAATAGCACGAGGTCAAACATACATAAGAAATAACAGTAGCTTGAGCCAAAGGGGCCAAGATTCAAAAACAGGCCATCCTGACAAAGGTAGCCAAGTGAGTAAGAATGCTGACTCAAGAGACAGCCCAAACCAGATAAATGGATCAGATGTCACTACTGCTGGAAAAACAGGCCAGCCTCTAAACTCAGTGGGGGTTCAAAGCATAACCTCAGGAGGGTTCATACTCGTTTGGGGAGCACCAGAGGGGATGTACAGAAATTTCATAGTAACCCGGGAAGAGCATGGAAGTAAGAatgaggcagagaaagaggaggaaagggaagaggaagaggaggagggggagagtgagTCAGAGGAGGATAGGCAGGAGGAAGGGGAGGCGGAGGGACAAACTGAGAAGGAGAACAAGGGGAATGAGGAGGAAAGTGAAATGGGGGTGGGCCAAGGTAAGGAGGGCGGGGAGGAGAATACCGTTACCAATAGCAAAAGTGATAACCAAAGACAGAGCAGCGACACTAATGCTACGGCTAAAGTTGGTGACGGTGGTACAATCAAATTCTCCAAAGTCCTTCCGGGGTCAGCTCGCTCATTCCCATTCCAGAATCTCCATCCACAGACCCGCTATTCCCTGTCCGTGTTTGGGAAGGGTCCCGGACTACACTCCAAAATTCACAGACTCATCGTCAGCACAGGTACTGGCCATGGTTTAAACTCTACCAACCTCTACAAGGGTCCATTCATTATTGTTCAAATACAGGACTACGCTTTTCTTGAACTATACAAGTTATTCCAGACACCCAAGGTAGATGCCgatacctcctcacaccattttaGGTGAGGTACACTTGCACAGCTGCTTGATCCATATCCATTTCAAGAGCCATCACACTCTTGATACTGTAACTTCCTGAATTACAGTACTTCATCATGTCTGTCGTTAATTTGCATCATCTGCTTATTGATACCGTGAGCTGTTTCTTTTGGTTTATCCTTGACAACCGAGGGCTTTTAATTAAAGCAATGTCCAAGGCTTTAATTACAAAATATGCAATGACCAAATAACCATGCATATGTGCTAATCAATTGTATTTCATGTTAACCCCTTGTTTATGCCATGTTGTGCAGTGATGCGTGCAACTGTGATGTGTGGTGTTCATACTGGGTGCATTGTGGAAAAACAGGGATGATTGCCAAAACACACAGGGGAAATGGGCAGTTGTTTACTGGGAAACTATTTGAAGTGCGTCCCATCAACAAATGTAATTTCTGAAATGTAATCCATAATCATTGCATTTGTAACAGTTGCAGATCCAGGTTTTTGATCAGTGATACAGCTTACACAATAAACACATAGTCTCCCTGGTCCATATGCGACATATCATATACAGCCTGCGTTTTCCAttttgtacatgtacagtatgtcaacCCAAACACATCCATGtgttacatacagtgcattcagaaaggattcatacctcttgacttattccacattttgttgtgctacagcttGAATTCGAAATTGATTAAATctttgtttttttacccatctacacacaatactgccaattgacaaagtgaaaacatgtttttagattttttttcaaatgtattgaacattaaatacagtaatatctcatttacataagtattcacacccctgagttaatactttgtagaagcactttcggcggcgattacagctgtgagtctttttggggaagtctctaagagctttgcacacctggattgtacaatatttgtccattattctttaaattctgtcaagttgattgttgatcattgctagtcagccattttcaagccgatttaagtcaaaactgtaactaggccactcaggaacattcaatgtcgtcttggtaagcaactccagtgtatatatggccttgtgttttaggttattgtcctgctgaaaggtgaatttgtcacccagtgtctgttggaaagcagacaaccaggttttcctctaggattttgcctgtgcttatagctgtattccatttcttgttttggaatatttctattctgtacaggcttccttcttttcactctgctatttaggttagtattatggaataactacaatgttgtggaGCCATCCTCAGTTCTCATTTCACAACCACTAAACACTAAccattttaaaatcaccattggcctaatGGCGAAATCCCTGaccagtttccttcctctccggaaactgagttaggaaggacgcctctatctttgtagtaactgggtgtattgatacaccatccaaagtataatgaATAAATTcagcatgctcaaagggatattcagtgtctgcttttaaAATTTGATTACCCTCTGTCAGGCTGTGGGTCACTGGTGCatggaatcaggcgcaggagagcagagatgagtgtacAACGTAATTTATTCCACGAACAGCACCAGTATAAAAACAAATACTAAAGGTGCGTGAAATACCGGTCACTCATAAATAACGGCGTAAATACGAATCCGGCAAACAATACCAGCCAACAAGTAACAACCTGAACATTatatacaaacacgcacacaaacatgggggaaacagagggttaaataatgaacatgtaattggggaatagaaaccaggtgtgtagaaaacaaagacaaaacaaatgttaaatgaaaagtggatcggcgatggctagaaagccggtgacgtcgaacaaggagagggaccgacttcggcggaagtcgtgacacccatttaccaataggtgcccttctttgcgaggcattgggaaacctcactggtctttgtcgttgaatctgtgtttgaaattcactgctcaactgagggaccttacagataattgtatgtgtggggtacagagatgaggtagtcattcagaaatcaaGTTAAACACTATTATCGCACACAGAGTGaacccatgcaacttattatatgacatgttaagcacattttGACAATTGTTTTGACTTTCTAAAATGTTCTACAAAcaaaaattccactttgacattatggggttttgCGTGTAAATCAGTGACACATCTCAATTTACtcaattttaaatgcaggctgtaacaccacaaaatgtttaaaaaaaagtaaaatggtgtgaatactttctgaaggcactgtactaatGAAAATGACTCTGGTATTCATGAGACAATCTAAAAGACTTGAATCATTCAGCCACAACCGCCCTTCACTGCTGGTCTGATCTTCTCTCACTTAGGGTAAGCTTTAAGTCAGCAACCTTCATTGGCTCCCTTCATCACTCACAAAACCCAGGGTAAGACCATGGTTGGTCTCTATGGTTTTTCCTGATCTTAAGTGTGAAATGTACAGATTTTAATCCTATgagtctttttttatatatatataaaaagaagaagaaaataatgAAATTCCACAAGGTTTTAACGATTAGctcgttttttttttgttttttttttcagaGGGTGAGGTCTCAAATGTTATTTGGAATCATTATAGCAGGATTCTGCTCACTCAAGGTTGAAAATCTGTTGGTCAACACATTTCTTATTCCTTAGAAATTATTTTGCTTGCTTTATCTCTCTTATTTGTGTATTTAAAAAATGAGTGGTCAACTGTATTTGTTATCAATATCTTAAGTTTTTTCCTTTCTTCTGTTATAACTATTTTAACTTTTTCTCTTTCCTGccaacttcttttttttttttcaggatCAAAAGACCAGCTCAACATTAATATCTCATCCTTTTCCCTTGCTGCTTTCCAGGGTCCAACATCTGCATTTAACAGTGACACCTTTGTCTGTTTTAGTATATGCTGTACTGCGTATATTGTATATATGTTTGCACTGTACATATATACACAAACTCATTGGAGCACTAATAATAACAGCGTGAGTAAAGTATGGGTGCACCTACATTTTAGAGCATAccgaccacaggaggttggtggcacctgaaTTGGGGAGGACGCGCTCGTGAAAATGGCTAGAgcagaattagtggaatggttttaaatacatcaaacacgtggtttccgtgtgtttgatgccattccatatgctccgttccagccattattatgagccgtcctcccctcagaagcctccactGATATTGACCTTCTAATCTGTTACTTCTCCACACAAGTAGTAATGACTTACCTTCTCAAGTCTAACTTTTCTGTTTCTCAAATGTATTGTAGCTCTGTTTCCATGTCCACTATTTTTACCTTCCTTTCTTTCGTCCTGTTTTTATTTGTCTTTCTTTGTTTTTATGTCTTTCTTCCTGTTTTTATTTGTCTTTCTTTGTTTTTAT is part of the Salmo trutta chromosome 34, fSalTru1.1, whole genome shotgun sequence genome and encodes:
- the LOC115173560 gene encoding tenascin isoform X1, whose amino-acid sequence is MPLVPSFLLLLLACPALLTPSGSQSLQTGGQRAPRNTKPEGGGQPIKVVISEACVQGDSSQNQGKELDLEPGSPLVLTHRIRLVPGSCGGGCEAEFAALRDRLERLEKEVSALREKCGGPEGGCCTSQQSKGAECSIKPEGDECPNECSDQGRCEDGKCVCFPGFSGPDCSLSDCPGNCNDKGKCVNGQCVCNPGFTGPDCSSESCPGNCNNKGRCENSQCVCNTGFTGPDCSTKACPGNCNNKGQCVNGKCVCNTGFTGPDCSTKACPGNCNNKGKCVNGKCVCDSGFTGPDCSTKSCPGNCNNKGRCENGQCVCNTGFTGPDCSTKACPGNCNNKGKCVNGKCVCDSGFTGPDCSTKSCPGNCSNHGKCVNGQCVCDSGFTGPDCSAKACPNNCSNKGRCVNGKCVCEVGFSGQDCAAKGCPDNCSNKGRCVKGRCVCRRGFAVPDCSQCEAGFTGADCGTAMSGVSQLNTKDVTESSVTLFWTPPPVQYDTYHVTFASQKEGDQQITSQVGGKLTAYTQTGLAAGQEYTVTINGEIDGRMGAESTAEFTTLISGPTNLQVVKTTTTSAVVQWEQSQGDIDRYRLTVTPNQTDGTAKGRQDLTLPPERDSAQIDGLDPGHLYDITLVAEKGGIKSKPATVQVTPGKSTKTISRVTMPVAPGVESHEGDSAGNTNPVKDIFHTKAKGEEPERVKDWSGPGSVTVEGTNGTREDTSVRTSTRPLVNRNYRVIPKTGDRITLPRKPYIGGSIHFNGTRVGQGGRRVGHSLLKKPTSRNPLVGPKIKKTLDTDSKPENPFVGDKTIALTVKETNLETSPLGEKDETLTKTYPVGILPVNATPSSGSEQTVIPGLKDLPDRKKDTEIEPGPGTEGLEHTTTSEKNTTVHPNGKKCVNKVKLTHKKVNVTRRERVIGGRVNGTIVQSKPATEQGLAEEEDSALKVSETGDSKTTFQERNLVIHTQSEADDIPPHTTQSPTYPASSSPVSPTSYMSLSSSAPAKHDESMTGMGQPMTDRDVVNAKTLPVPQSSNLPPEREPTSSSESEQNGKGPSPSNPEDSYSGKDHVAVAGVGVSKDGDKTANVGLVGTKQNKTKTLRVGGSPPFRRLPPKGPYQRRPNLNMRPFQNRTRSPFSAPTKQNESKTVTGQPMTDRQLVFPKTLTVSPAQSSTLPPDAQPERAPKSSGESEHSGKSYSSSSSTSEESDLTKENVAVAEDGISRDGDRATDVVSSGTERNRSKTLTLGSTPPLRRLPPKGTQQRRPHPNMGAFPNRTRTNLRPPQHPSRGPIRRPFPPKLTNRDNGITIQTPQPGEQGTYSTSQNDTNTDLKPKTLLKKTNATAGKIARGQTYIRNNSSLSQRGQDSKTGHPDKGSQVSKNADSRDSPNQINGSDVTTAGKTGQPLNSVGVQSITSGGFILVWGAPEGMYRNFIVTREEHGSKNEAEKEEEREEEEEEGESESEEDRQEEGEAEGQTEKENKGNEEESEMGVGQGKEGGEENTVTNSKSDNQRQSSDTNATAKVGDGGTIKFSKVLPGSARSFPFQNLHPQTRYSLSVFGKGPGLHSKIHRLIVSTGPEPPSGLLFSEVTETSFSVSWTKPNSPVSGFKVTYTHTQEGEPVSVMVDSGDSTLALSELSPGSPYEVSVISVLGLDESDAIKDLVMTLPDPPTDLQAINVTDTKALLLWRPALATADRYVIVYGSEKGSDDVKITVSGNAAEQQLKDLQGSTMYTVTVTSQLGNLDGAPAITVFTTTSGSGGDGEVPRDLKASQVTPRSALLTWKPPSAAVGSYKLTYQTEGQEMQEVTIDATVTEFKLTRLHPMSKYTVQLQGERGGSYTAAISTEFTTGNLRYPFPSDCSQELLNGMRESGEVEIFPKGRQGKPVLVYCDQVTDGGGWTVFQRRMDGKTDFFQGWKNYSKGFGELSGEFWLGNENLHNLTSMAPMTLRVDLRAGDESVFAKYSTFMVDTVRRNYALKVSGYSGTAGDSMSYHNGRMFSTRDRDPTPFITRCAMSYRGGWWYKNCHQANLNGLYDTNVNHQGLIWTAWKGKDYSVPFTEMKLRPTSFTPPTQG